In one window of Planctomycetaceae bacterium DNA:
- a CDS encoding WD40 repeat domain-containing serine/threonine-protein kinase: MSSDNDDKLGPMMDEFLSRKRKGEYPSLSEFVQRHPELENEIRELFPAIAMMEQAEVSEPPHRHAGVMTSNGKKLNRLGDYRIIREIGRGGMGVVYEAIQESLGRHVAIKLLPWQVTPGDTQARRFQREARIAASLHHTNIVPVYGVGYADSIHFLAMQFIHGQSLNSVLQELRHIQRAKDHSHIQARSPSQSTPATGRTAAAPDGRSATDAATRESHVIANSLVMGRDINDGQNVSSTSRSPAPQSGGSAASSVSVLPSGSGRISNVLLYRRIAELMASVADALDFAHMQGVLHRDIKPANLMLDIEGGIWITDFGLAKAGDTTDSHDNRFDEDFDALTQSGDIVGTLRYLAPERFRGSNDRRSDVYSLGLTLYEFLTLEPAFANADRATLIHAITTTSCPAPRTIAADIPQDLETIVVKATQADPGLRYQSARDMALDLRRFLDAKPIVARRSSSLKRIQLWCRRNPTVAALSCLAFSLLLMIAIVSTYSVIELSHRQSKLTESLGRAIDAEARERSANRMATLNLFDAYAARAGSGRESHRPGRRFDGLEAISNASALRDQIAVDDDDVMKLRNEAIACMGLADIALEVDRKDEGTYCPFNRWGFDSRIEHYARISSSTGIEIRTVADGETVAHFSNGWSHTYPPFTCFSPDDRYVAILGRHSYQGCAIEIWDTRDGSVILPAVSVDAEWYSRSIAFSGDSKLAAFPGRNQILIFNLEMRRVVGIRPVDVSPAFIRFSAADSRVVIGLNNKVGVFDLQTTDPMEILEHTQYVADAAFSHSGRYLATACYDHQVYVWNLEQRAGPVTTCSGHTSKALRVEFSPDDQLLMSNAWDDTSRFWNPWSGQQVIRVERYASRFSSDGLRIALQDTGVSVGRWRVADSIACRVLGWKSGDFGIYDAAFNQSSTLLAHTAADQVVIRDWPSGEVRYVLPFESKTVQCQFAQDDRFLYCSGHSHFARWNCRHFADGNSMDASASRQSVSSSTTVTFDLTRDSRSGLIHTSNRGVQQLTLTDADMQLGAEVPSHPDEWIIETSDDGSLYALAGKHLDTVRVLQNSDHTVVFEYQLPGAVSADALFSPNGRWLLLSTRRKAMIFDTSNWQLNCEIPLSNSGFGRGAFTQDESMLALQDGEGVRLVQTSPFRTLAWLQNPYGESFSAAGPEATFALAFSPDQNYLACGTGGKTESMYVWNLQYVRQQLADMDLDWSLTDRPQNSRP, encoded by the coding sequence ATGTCCTCGGATAATGACGACAAACTCGGCCCGATGATGGACGAATTCCTGAGCCGAAAGCGGAAGGGTGAATATCCATCGCTTTCTGAGTTCGTCCAGCGTCACCCCGAGCTGGAGAACGAGATCCGTGAACTGTTTCCGGCCATTGCCATGATGGAACAGGCTGAGGTGTCCGAACCGCCGCATCGTCATGCGGGGGTGATGACTTCAAACGGAAAGAAACTCAATCGACTGGGCGACTATCGTATTATTCGCGAAATCGGTCGCGGAGGCATGGGAGTTGTCTACGAGGCAATTCAGGAATCTCTGGGCAGGCATGTCGCGATCAAGCTGCTTCCGTGGCAGGTGACTCCAGGCGACACTCAGGCCAGACGATTCCAGCGCGAAGCACGCATCGCAGCTTCCCTGCACCACACAAACATCGTTCCCGTCTACGGCGTTGGTTACGCAGACAGCATCCACTTTCTGGCCATGCAGTTTATCCACGGCCAAAGTCTGAACTCAGTGCTTCAGGAATTGCGGCACATCCAGAGGGCAAAAGATCATTCGCACATCCAGGCGAGGTCGCCCTCTCAGTCAACACCGGCGACCGGCCGGACCGCAGCAGCCCCTGACGGTCGTTCTGCCACGGATGCAGCGACGAGAGAAAGTCATGTCATCGCGAATTCGCTGGTCATGGGACGAGACATTAACGATGGCCAGAATGTTTCCTCAACTTCACGCTCACCAGCCCCCCAGTCCGGCGGATCCGCTGCCTCGTCAGTTTCTGTGCTGCCGTCCGGCTCCGGACGCATCTCAAATGTGCTCCTCTACAGACGCATTGCCGAACTCATGGCCAGCGTGGCCGATGCCCTTGATTTTGCCCACATGCAGGGAGTACTGCATCGGGACATTAAACCGGCGAACCTGATGCTGGATATCGAAGGTGGTATCTGGATTACGGACTTCGGACTCGCGAAGGCCGGCGATACCACCGATTCGCACGACAATCGATTCGACGAAGACTTTGATGCACTGACGCAGTCCGGCGACATCGTCGGTACGCTGCGATATCTGGCGCCCGAGAGATTTCGCGGTAGCAACGACCGGCGAAGTGACGTCTACAGCCTTGGCCTGACACTGTATGAGTTTCTCACCCTCGAGCCTGCTTTTGCCAACGCAGATCGAGCCACGCTCATTCATGCGATCACTACGACTTCGTGTCCTGCACCGCGAACGATTGCCGCGGATATTCCACAGGATCTCGAAACCATCGTCGTGAAAGCGACCCAGGCCGACCCCGGTCTGCGATATCAGTCCGCTCGGGATATGGCCCTGGATTTGCGACGTTTTCTTGATGCGAAGCCAATCGTAGCCCGCCGTTCGTCGTCCCTGAAACGCATACAGCTCTGGTGCCGTCGAAACCCAACTGTTGCGGCACTCAGCTGTCTGGCGTTTTCACTGCTTCTGATGATTGCCATTGTTTCGACCTACTCCGTCATCGAACTCAGCCATCGCCAGTCGAAACTAACGGAATCGCTCGGGAGAGCCATTGATGCCGAAGCACGCGAGCGATCTGCCAACAGAATGGCAACCCTGAATCTATTTGATGCCTACGCGGCACGTGCCGGCTCCGGTCGGGAAAGTCATCGACCAGGCCGTCGCTTTGACGGACTGGAAGCGATCTCCAATGCCTCGGCGCTGCGAGATCAGATTGCTGTTGACGATGATGACGTCATGAAACTCCGGAACGAGGCCATCGCGTGCATGGGCCTTGCCGACATCGCTCTGGAGGTTGATCGAAAAGATGAAGGCACCTACTGCCCCTTCAACCGATGGGGATTTGATTCGCGGATCGAGCATTATGCCAGGATCTCCAGTTCAACGGGGATTGAGATCCGGACAGTGGCAGACGGAGAGACCGTTGCGCATTTCTCGAACGGATGGTCCCACACGTATCCGCCGTTCACCTGTTTTAGCCCGGATGATCGGTATGTCGCGATTCTGGGACGGCACTCGTACCAGGGCTGTGCAATAGAAATCTGGGATACGCGTGATGGCTCAGTGATTCTGCCAGCGGTTTCTGTCGATGCGGAATGGTATTCGCGATCGATCGCTTTCAGTGGTGACAGTAAGCTGGCCGCTTTTCCGGGCAGAAATCAGATCCTGATTTTCAATCTGGAGATGAGAAGGGTTGTCGGAATCCGGCCAGTCGATGTCTCACCCGCCTTCATCCGGTTTTCAGCCGCCGACAGTCGTGTCGTCATCGGCCTTAACAACAAGGTCGGTGTTTTCGACCTTCAGACGACTGATCCCATGGAGATTCTGGAACACACGCAGTATGTCGCAGACGCAGCTTTCAGTCATAGTGGCCGGTATCTTGCGACAGCCTGCTACGACCATCAGGTCTATGTCTGGAATCTTGAGCAACGTGCTGGCCCCGTCACAACATGTTCCGGACACACCAGCAAGGCTCTGCGTGTTGAGTTCAGTCCGGACGATCAACTGCTGATGTCAAACGCATGGGATGATACCAGCCGATTCTGGAATCCGTGGTCGGGTCAGCAGGTCATCCGTGTTGAACGGTATGCCTCACGATTCAGTTCGGACGGGCTGCGAATCGCATTGCAGGATACGGGTGTGTCAGTAGGGCGTTGGCGCGTCGCAGATTCGATCGCGTGTCGAGTTCTGGGATGGAAGAGCGGTGACTTTGGAATCTATGACGCTGCGTTTAACCAATCATCAACATTGCTCGCGCATACGGCGGCAGATCAGGTCGTGATCCGCGACTGGCCTTCGGGTGAAGTCCGGTACGTCCTGCCTTTCGAAAGCAAAACCGTGCAGTGTCAATTCGCTCAGGACGATCGCTTTCTGTACTGTTCCGGGCACTCACATTTTGCTCGGTGGAACTGCCGACACTTTGCGGACGGAAACAGCATGGATGCGTCTGCGTCACGTCAGTCGGTATCATCGTCAACCACAGTAACATTTGATCTGACGCGGGACAGCAGAAGTGGCCTGATTCACACTTCGAATCGGGGAGTTCAGCAATTAACACTGACCGACGCGGACATGCAACTGGGAGCAGAAGTTCCTTCCCATCCGGATGAATGGATTATCGAAACCTCCGATGATGGCTCACTGTACGCGCTCGCTGGAAAACATCTGGACACCGTCCGCGTCCTTCAGAATTCAGACCATACGGTCGTCTTCGAATACCAATTGCCGGGAGCTGTGAGCGCCGACGCCCTGTTCAGCCCGAACGGAAGGTGGCTGTTGCTGTCGACGCGCCGAAAAGCCATGATCTTTGATACCAGCAACTGGCAACTCAATTGTGAAATACCACTGTCTAACTCCGGGTTCGGACGCGGAGCCTTCACTCAGGATGAATCGATGCTTGCGCTTCAGGACGGAGAAGGGGTGCGACTGGTGCAAACCAGCCCGTTCAGGACTCTTGCGTGGCTCCAGAATCCATACGGCGAATCGTTTTCCGCAGCCGGCCCCGAAGCCACCTTCGCCCTCGCGTTCAGCCCCGATCAGAACTACCTCGCCTGCGGGACCGGCGGGAAGACGGAATCGATGTACGTGTGGAATCTGCAGTATGTGCGACAACAACTCGCAGACATGG
- a CDS encoding sigma-70 family RNA polymerase sigma factor, which yields MTHDRPENVQPGLAEVDLGELLANHRDRLRRMICLRLDRRLNGRVDASDVIQDAYIDATQRFTEYQANPEVSPFVWLRFLTTQKLAQLHRFHLGTQARDAGREVSIDTSGRLEASSAALAAKLVGPFSSPSNAANRAELRQQIQDALNSMEENDREILALRHFEQLDNNEAAQVLGVESQAAYKRYVRAIRRLKDLLSPEQGLRS from the coding sequence ATGACGCACGACAGACCTGAGAACGTACAGCCGGGGCTGGCCGAAGTCGATTTGGGTGAATTGCTGGCGAATCATCGCGATCGTCTGCGCAGAATGATCTGCCTGCGCCTGGACCGGAGACTGAATGGACGCGTCGATGCGTCGGATGTCATTCAGGATGCGTACATCGATGCGACACAGCGATTTACTGAATATCAGGCAAATCCCGAGGTCAGCCCGTTTGTCTGGTTGAGATTTCTGACCACCCAGAAACTGGCGCAATTGCATCGCTTTCATCTTGGAACGCAGGCCCGCGATGCCGGGCGAGAAGTCTCGATTGATACCAGCGGCCGCCTGGAAGCGTCGTCAGCCGCGCTTGCCGCCAAACTGGTCGGGCCGTTTTCTTCGCCCAGCAACGCGGCCAATCGTGCTGAGCTGCGGCAACAGATTCAGGACGCTCTGAATTCGATGGAAGAAAACGATCGAGAGATTCTCGCTCTTCGGCATTTTGAACAACTGGACAACAACGAAGCCGCTCAGGTACTGGGTGTCGAATCTCAGGCGGCTTACAAGCGATATGTGCGGGCGATTCGAAGACTGAAAGACCTGCTCAGCCCGGAGCAGGGACTGCGTTCCTGA